A region of Thermobifida halotolerans DNA encodes the following proteins:
- the eccCa gene encoding type VII secretion protein EccCa, whose amino-acid sequence MIIMPIITGSGSLLMTITMGNRPLYAAAGLMIMLASVAVGVVMFVTQQNGPRRRIREQRERYLDYLDQLRETIRDVAATQRRANAFRHPAPAFLPETARLPARRWERRASDSDFLHLRVGEGVRPLARPLSLRVDDSNPLLVYDPVCRGIAEQLVGLYAEVPEEPLVLPLRDLGVVSVVGDRAAGRSLARSLAAQLVTFSAPEDVRLGVVRHSRLLAEWDWVKWLPHNTAENLTDGPLPARLVANNTVEFAELLEAEIERRTVEWQRRHGRPPGPGTSRLVIVVDGEYQSTLSGLSAEPPVTSLADLGIHVVVLVGDRREEPEAVDLRLLVEADGSLDEDLGPSPETGHVPLSGVADRSSVARLTTLARVLAPLRLSADDTADALHSTVGLAEILGVPDVARLDPARTWRRRSQSDFLRVPIGVGPNGTPVLLDLKESAFGGMGPHGLVVGATGSGKSEMLRTLVASLVINHPPEQLALLLVDFKGGATFADTDPLPHSAGLITNLADDDTLVLRFREAMFGELTRRQQVLKEYGNLPNVHAYEALRDSGRTDMPPLPHLLVIIDEFSELLTAHPDFAELFIAIGRIGRSIGVHLLLATQRLESGKIRGLESHLSYRIGLRTFSEAESREAIGVVDAYHLPPDPGSGYLKVDTSVFERFKAAMVSQPYQPPGDDEPEAESVVPLISYNGLHTLDALDSLATAVASRVAEQPKETGEKRSTLQVAVERLRAADAERVRPVWLPPLPPALPLDGLLARTTAPEDESGPAEPDPAEALAVVGLTDTPREQRQEPTVLDFTGGEGNVIVLGGPQSGKSTLLRTMIASLAWRYPPGRIAVYGVDFGGGSLAALEALPHVAGIAGRSDPERVRRVLADVRRLLDERERIFRRFRLDSPAALRRARADGTVPRSVFADVFLLIDGWASVRENVEDADDAVVDIASRGPSLGVHTVLTGAANSQIRAKLQALFGGRLEFRLSDPFDSQIARKKAEELPKDVPGRALLSDENMAQIALPRLDGQADAEDLGGEGIRDLVRRITERWPSRRVPTVRTLPDRVELAELLRGHRGSDLVLGMGERDLAPVRLSLDDEPHLLVYGDPQTGKSTLLRALLRQVASRPPEDVGIVLVDYRRAHLGLVGEKHLLAYCTGPQHTQAAATELANSIRKRLPGPDVTPKQLRERSWWKGLEIFVVVDDLDLVGNRTGNPLAPLVEFLPQGRDLGLHLVVARRTGGAARAMYEPLLQTLSDTATPAMLFSGDRMEGRLANGVASRRLPPGRALLARRGRSPEQVQAPWSDPAE is encoded by the coding sequence ATGATCATCATGCCGATCATCACCGGCTCGGGGTCACTGCTCATGACGATCACCATGGGCAACCGGCCCCTGTACGCCGCCGCCGGACTGATGATCATGCTGGCCAGCGTCGCGGTGGGCGTCGTCATGTTCGTCACCCAGCAGAACGGCCCCCGCCGACGCATCCGGGAGCAGCGCGAACGCTACCTCGACTACCTCGACCAGCTCCGCGAGACCATCCGGGACGTGGCCGCCACGCAGCGCCGCGCGAACGCGTTCCGCCACCCCGCCCCCGCGTTCCTCCCCGAAACCGCCCGGCTGCCCGCACGGCGGTGGGAGCGGCGCGCCTCCGACTCCGACTTCCTGCACCTGCGCGTCGGCGAGGGGGTTCGCCCCCTGGCCCGGCCGCTGAGTCTGCGCGTGGACGACTCCAACCCGCTGCTCGTCTACGACCCCGTCTGCCGGGGTATCGCCGAGCAGCTCGTGGGCCTCTACGCCGAGGTCCCCGAGGAGCCGCTGGTGCTGCCGCTGCGTGACCTGGGCGTGGTGTCGGTCGTCGGGGACCGCGCCGCGGGGCGCTCCCTCGCCCGTTCCCTCGCCGCCCAGCTCGTCACCTTCTCCGCGCCCGAGGACGTGCGCCTGGGCGTGGTCCGGCACTCCCGGCTGCTCGCCGAGTGGGACTGGGTCAAGTGGCTGCCGCACAACACCGCCGAGAACCTCACCGACGGCCCGCTGCCCGCCCGGCTGGTCGCGAACAACACCGTGGAGTTCGCCGAACTGCTCGAAGCCGAGATCGAGCGGCGCACCGTCGAGTGGCAGCGGCGGCACGGCCGTCCCCCCGGCCCCGGCACCAGCCGACTCGTCATCGTCGTCGACGGCGAGTACCAGTCGACGCTGTCCGGGCTGTCCGCCGAACCACCCGTGACCTCCCTGGCCGACCTGGGCATCCACGTCGTCGTGCTGGTCGGTGACCGGCGCGAGGAGCCCGAGGCGGTCGACCTGCGGCTGCTCGTCGAGGCCGACGGCTCCCTCGACGAAGACCTCGGCCCCTCCCCCGAGACCGGGCACGTGCCGCTGTCGGGCGTCGCGGACCGCTCCAGCGTCGCCCGCCTGACCACGCTGGCCCGCGTCCTGGCGCCGCTGCGGCTGTCCGCCGACGACACCGCCGACGCCCTGCACTCCACGGTCGGCCTCGCCGAGATCCTGGGCGTGCCCGACGTCGCCCGCCTCGACCCCGCGAGGACGTGGCGGCGGCGCAGCCAGAGTGACTTCCTGCGCGTGCCCATCGGCGTGGGCCCCAACGGCACACCCGTGCTGCTGGACCTGAAGGAGTCGGCGTTCGGCGGCATGGGCCCGCACGGCCTCGTCGTCGGCGCCACCGGCTCCGGCAAGTCGGAGATGCTGCGCACCCTGGTGGCGTCCCTGGTGATCAACCACCCGCCCGAACAGCTCGCCCTGCTGCTGGTCGACTTCAAGGGCGGTGCGACGTTCGCCGACACCGATCCGCTGCCGCACAGCGCCGGGCTGATCACCAACCTGGCCGACGACGACACGCTGGTGCTGCGCTTCCGCGAGGCGATGTTCGGGGAGCTCACCCGCCGTCAGCAGGTCCTCAAGGAGTACGGGAACCTGCCGAACGTGCACGCCTACGAGGCGCTGCGCGACTCGGGGCGCACCGACATGCCTCCGCTTCCGCACCTGCTCGTCATCATCGACGAGTTCTCCGAACTGCTCACCGCCCACCCCGACTTCGCCGAACTGTTCATCGCCATCGGACGCATCGGCCGCTCCATCGGCGTGCACCTGCTGCTGGCCACCCAGCGCCTGGAGTCCGGCAAGATCAGGGGCCTGGAGTCGCACCTGTCCTACCGGATCGGGTTGCGCACCTTCTCCGAGGCCGAGAGCCGCGAGGCCATCGGGGTGGTCGACGCCTACCACCTGCCGCCCGACCCGGGATCGGGGTACCTGAAGGTCGACACCTCCGTGTTCGAGCGGTTCAAGGCCGCCATGGTCTCCCAGCCCTACCAGCCGCCCGGCGACGACGAACCCGAGGCCGAGTCGGTGGTCCCGCTGATCTCCTACAACGGCCTGCACACCCTCGACGCGCTGGACTCGCTCGCCACGGCCGTGGCGTCGCGGGTCGCGGAGCAACCGAAGGAGACGGGGGAGAAGCGCAGCACCCTCCAGGTGGCGGTGGAGCGGTTGCGGGCCGCGGACGCGGAGCGGGTGCGGCCGGTGTGGCTGCCGCCGCTGCCGCCCGCGCTTCCGCTGGACGGACTGCTGGCACGGACCACCGCCCCCGAGGACGAGAGCGGTCCGGCCGAACCCGACCCGGCCGAGGCGCTGGCCGTGGTGGGGCTCACCGACACCCCGCGCGAGCAGCGTCAGGAGCCCACGGTTCTGGACTTCACCGGCGGGGAGGGCAACGTCATCGTGCTGGGCGGCCCCCAGTCGGGCAAGTCCACCCTGCTGCGCACGATGATCGCGAGCCTGGCGTGGCGGTACCCGCCCGGGCGGATCGCGGTCTACGGCGTCGACTTCGGCGGCGGCTCGCTGGCCGCGTTGGAGGCACTGCCGCACGTGGCGGGCATCGCCGGACGCTCCGACCCCGAACGGGTGCGGCGGGTGCTGGCGGACGTGCGCCGCCTGCTCGACGAACGCGAGCGCATATTCCGCCGGTTCCGGTTGGACTCACCTGCGGCGCTGCGCCGGGCGCGCGCTGACGGCACGGTGCCCCGCAGCGTCTTCGCCGACGTGTTCCTGCTGATCGACGGCTGGGCGTCGGTGCGCGAGAACGTGGAGGACGCCGACGACGCCGTGGTCGACATCGCCTCGCGCGGTCCGTCCCTGGGCGTGCACACCGTGCTGACGGGTGCGGCCAACTCGCAGATCCGCGCCAAACTCCAGGCGCTGTTCGGCGGACGGCTGGAGTTTCGGCTCAGCGACCCGTTCGACTCCCAGATCGCGCGGAAGAAAGCTGAGGAGCTGCCGAAGGACGTGCCGGGCCGGGCGCTGCTGTCCGACGAGAACATGGCGCAGATCGCGCTTCCCCGCCTGGACGGGCAGGCCGACGCCGAGGACCTGGGCGGCGAGGGAATTCGCGACCTGGTCCGGCGGATCACCGAACGCTGGCCGAGCAGGCGGGTGCCGACAGTCCGGACTCTGCCCGACCGGGTGGAGCTGGCGGAACTGCTGCGCGGCCACCGGGGTTCGGACCTGGTGCTGGGCATGGGCGAACGCGACCTGGCGCCGGTGCGACTGTCCCTCGACGACGAGCCGCACCTGCTGGTCTACGGCGACCCGCAGACCGGGAAGAGCACGCTGCTGCGCGCCCTGCTGCGGCAGGTCGCGTCGCGTCCCCCCGAGGATGTGGGGATCGTGCTGGTCGACTACCGCCGCGCCCACCTGGGGCTGGTGGGGGAGAAGCACCTTCTGGCCTACTGCACCGGGCCGCAGCACACCCAGGCCGCCGCCACCGAGTTGGCGAACTCGATCAGGAAGCGGCTGCCGGGTCCGGACGTCACCCCGAAGCAGTTGCGGGAGCGCAGTTGGTGGAAGGGTCTGGAGATCTTCGTGGTCGTGGACGACCTGGACCTGGTCGGCAACCGCACCGGCAACCCGCTGGCGCCGCTCGTGGAGTTCCTGCCGCAGGGCCGGGACCTGGGTCTGCACCTGGTCGTGGCGCGCCGCACGGGCGGCGCCGCGCGGGCGATGTACGAGCCGCTGCTGCAGACCCTCAGCGACACGGCGACCCCGGCCATGCTGTTCTCCGGAGACCGGATGGAGGGGCGTCTCGCCAACGGGGTGGCGTCGCGCAGGCTTCCTCCGGGTCGGGCTCTGCTGGCGCGCCGGGGCCGCTCTCCTGAGCAGGTGCAGGCTCCGTGGAGTGACCCGGCGGAGTAG
- a CDS encoding PH domain-containing protein: MKLVTPGDSAPASVNRYLLPHEQQVITIRRHPAVLLGPVGIVLGSLIAAGILSNTAIVTGGAVLAVIWWLWLLVLVWFVWKVAEWSVDYFVITSARLLGTSGLITRQVNMMPLGKVTDMRFERTLLGRLLGYGTFVMESAGQDQALSKIEFIPYPEQLYLEVVGLIFPDK, from the coding sequence ATGAAGCTCGTAACACCGGGTGACTCCGCACCCGCGTCGGTCAACCGCTATCTGCTTCCACACGAGCAGCAGGTCATCACGATCCGTCGGCACCCGGCCGTTCTGCTGGGGCCGGTCGGGATTGTGCTGGGCAGCCTGATCGCCGCAGGAATACTGAGCAACACCGCGATCGTGACGGGTGGAGCCGTACTGGCGGTCATCTGGTGGCTGTGGCTGCTGGTACTGGTGTGGTTCGTGTGGAAGGTCGCGGAGTGGTCGGTCGACTACTTCGTCATCACCTCCGCGCGTCTGCTCGGAACCAGCGGCCTGATCACCCGGCAGGTCAACATGATGCCGCTGGGCAAGGTGACCGACATGCGCTTCGAACGCACGCTCCTGGGGCGCCTCCTGGGCTACGGCACGTTTGTCATGGAGTCCGCCGGTCAGGACCAGGCCCTCAGCAAGATCGAGTTCATCCCCTATCCGGAGCAGCTCTACCTCGAGGTGGTCGGTCTGATCTTCCCCGACAAGTAG
- a CDS encoding tRNA adenosine deaminase-associated protein, whose amino-acid sequence MTELELDDDGSGDFAAVAYREEDYWDVDLLPVALTRDIRGLLHALRQQPSISGAIGLVSVADDFFILARVYGRDTVSLFLSDVTASADWKVARDVLEYLDIDIPDEEDVDQVLPAGDMSILADLGLDEMELGALAGDLDLYPDEVLASISERLGFQAAFQRALDAMG is encoded by the coding sequence ATGACGGAACTCGAACTGGATGACGACGGCTCGGGCGACTTCGCCGCCGTCGCCTACCGCGAAGAAGACTACTGGGATGTCGACCTGCTTCCGGTCGCGCTGACCCGCGACATCAGAGGGCTGCTGCACGCGCTGCGCCAGCAGCCGAGCATCAGCGGTGCGATCGGTCTGGTCTCGGTGGCCGACGACTTCTTCATCCTCGCCCGTGTCTACGGGCGCGACACCGTCAGCCTCTTCCTGTCCGACGTCACGGCCTCAGCCGACTGGAAGGTCGCCCGCGACGTCCTGGAGTACCTGGACATCGACATTCCTGACGAGGAGGACGTGGACCAGGTGCTGCCCGCGGGCGACATGTCGATCCTGGCCGACCTCGGACTGGACGAGATGGAGCTGGGTGCGCTGGCCGGCGATCTCGACCTGTATCCGGACGAGGTTTTGGCCAGTATCTCCGAACGCCTGGGTTTTCAGGCGGCTTTCCAACGCGCGCTGGATGCGATGGGGTAG
- the dnaB gene encoding replicative DNA helicase, whose amino-acid sequence MSVDHPAEEGGYDRTPPHDIMAEQCVLGGMLLSKEAITQVVEIVRSVDFYRPAHQTIYDTIVDLFSRGEPVDAISVNAELTKRGEITRVGGAPYLHTLTDTVPTAANAGYYARIVADRAVLRRLVEAGTRIAQIGYSGDGEVDDLVDRAQAEIYRVAEKRTGEDYLPLSDIMPGALDELEAISSHDDTLTGVPTGFTDFDALSNGLHPGQMIIIAARPAVGKSTLALDFARAAAIKHQLTTVFFSLEMGRNEIVMRLLSAEARVPLHTMRSGMMTDDDWARLARRMGEVAGAPLFIDDSPNLSMMEIRAKCRRLKQQHDLKLVIVDYLQLMSSTGRVESRQQEVSEMSRSLKLLAKELEVPVVALSQLNRGPEQRTDKKPQVSDLRESGCLTADTRVLRADTGAEVTMGELFARGERNIPVWSLDERLRLVPRTMTHVFSSGRKQTYRLRLASGREVTASANHPFLTHDGWRPLADLSTGTRLAVPRHVPGPQRTDERPDDEVVLLARLARQEAAVPDGVFGLPTGRLALFLRRLWAEGGSVCWDETTGQARIDYVSADRRLLDGMARLLLRWGVVARIAPVADRGYRLSVAEEDDQRRFLEGIGGDGAQRTQVRHCLDRLRGRGAAPVPDPRSSGVWELVREALREPVTELSPGARPRGGGATAGTLTRGRRRLGRVAAVLEGADLEMLAVNDVFWDEIAEIEPLGEQEVYDATVVGTHNFVANGISVHNSIEQDADMVILLYREDVHEKESPRAGEADLIVAKHRNGPTATVTVAFQGHYSRFVDMAPG is encoded by the coding sequence ATGAGCGTCGACCATCCAGCGGAGGAGGGCGGGTACGACCGGACCCCGCCCCACGACATCATGGCCGAGCAGTGCGTCCTCGGCGGCATGCTCCTGTCCAAGGAGGCCATCACCCAGGTCGTCGAGATCGTGCGCTCGGTGGACTTCTACCGCCCGGCCCACCAGACCATCTACGACACGATCGTCGACCTGTTCTCCCGAGGTGAGCCGGTCGACGCGATCTCGGTCAACGCCGAACTCACCAAACGCGGCGAGATCACCCGGGTGGGCGGTGCCCCCTACCTGCACACCCTCACCGACACCGTCCCCACCGCGGCCAACGCCGGATACTACGCGCGCATCGTCGCCGACCGCGCGGTCCTGCGCCGCCTGGTCGAGGCGGGCACCCGTATCGCGCAGATCGGCTACTCCGGTGACGGGGAGGTCGACGACCTCGTCGACCGCGCCCAGGCCGAGATCTACCGGGTGGCCGAGAAACGTACCGGTGAGGACTACCTGCCGCTCAGCGACATCATGCCGGGCGCGCTGGACGAACTGGAGGCGATCTCCTCCCACGACGACACCCTGACCGGTGTCCCCACCGGCTTCACCGACTTCGACGCCCTCTCCAACGGCCTGCACCCGGGACAGATGATCATCATCGCGGCCCGTCCCGCGGTGGGAAAGTCCACCCTGGCTCTCGACTTCGCCCGGGCCGCAGCGATCAAACACCAGTTGACCACCGTCTTCTTCAGCCTGGAGATGGGACGCAACGAGATCGTCATGCGGCTGTTGTCGGCCGAGGCGCGGGTCCCGCTGCACACCATGCGTTCGGGCATGATGACCGACGACGACTGGGCGCGGCTGGCGCGGCGCATGGGCGAGGTCGCCGGGGCGCCGCTGTTCATCGACGACTCGCCGAACCTGTCGATGATGGAGATCCGGGCCAAGTGCCGCAGGCTCAAGCAGCAGCACGACCTGAAGCTCGTCATCGTCGACTACCTGCAGCTGATGAGTTCCACCGGCCGGGTGGAGAGCCGCCAGCAGGAGGTCTCCGAGATGTCCCGGTCGTTGAAGCTCCTCGCCAAGGAACTTGAGGTCCCCGTGGTCGCGCTGTCCCAGCTCAACCGCGGTCCCGAACAGCGAACCGACAAAAAACCCCAGGTCAGCGACCTACGTGAATCGGGTTGTCTCACCGCCGACACCAGGGTGCTGCGCGCGGACACCGGCGCCGAGGTGACCATGGGCGAACTGTTCGCCCGCGGTGAGCGCAACATCCCGGTCTGGTCCCTCGACGAGCGGCTGAGGCTGGTGCCGCGCACCATGACCCACGTGTTCTCCAGCGGCAGGAAGCAGACGTACCGGCTGCGCCTGGCATCCGGACGCGAGGTCACCGCCTCCGCCAACCACCCCTTCCTCACCCACGACGGCTGGCGGCCCCTGGCCGACCTGTCGACCGGCACCAGACTCGCGGTGCCCCGGCACGTTCCCGGACCACAACGGACCGACGAACGGCCTGACGACGAAGTTGTCCTGCTCGCCCGGCTGGCTCGACAGGAGGCGGCCGTTCCTGACGGGGTGTTCGGACTCCCCACCGGACGCCTCGCGCTCTTCCTGCGACGGCTGTGGGCGGAGGGCGGCTCGGTGTGCTGGGACGAGACCACTGGACAGGCGCGGATCGACTATGTGTCGGCGGACCGCCGGCTCCTCGACGGCATGGCGCGGCTGCTGCTGCGGTGGGGCGTGGTGGCCCGGATCGCTCCGGTCGCTGACCGTGGATACCGGTTGTCCGTCGCCGAGGAGGACGATCAGCGGCGTTTCCTGGAGGGGATCGGCGGCGACGGGGCGCAGCGGACGCAGGTGCGTCACTGCCTGGACCGGCTGCGCGGGCGTGGAGCGGCCCCGGTCCCGGATCCGCGTTCTTCGGGGGTCTGGGAGTTGGTCCGTGAGGCTCTCCGGGAACCCGTGACCGAGCTGTCCCCCGGCGCACGGCCGCGGGGCGGGGGCGCAACCGCGGGGACGCTCACCCGTGGGCGGAGACGGCTGGGACGGGTCGCCGCGGTCCTCGAGGGCGCCGACCTGGAGATGCTGGCGGTCAACGACGTCTTCTGGGACGAGATCGCCGAGATCGAGCCGCTCGGTGAGCAGGAGGTCTACGACGCCACGGTGGTGGGGACCCACAACTTCGTGGCGAACGGGATCAGCGTCCACAACTCCATCGAGCAGGACGCCGACATGGTCATCCTGCTCTACCGCGAGGACGTGCACGAGAAGGAGTCGCCGCGTGCGGGTGAGGCCGACCTGATCGTGGCCAAGCACCGCAACGGCCCCACGGCCACGGTCACGGTGGCGTTCCAGGGCCACTACAGCCGCTTTGTCGACATGGCTCCGGGGTAA
- the upp gene encoding uracil phosphoribosyltransferase, whose protein sequence is MEIFVADHPLVAHKLTTLRDARTDSPTFRRLAEELVTLLAYEATREVRVSEVTVRTPLTEAPGVQLSRPTPLVVPILRAGLGMLDGMTRLLPTAEVGFLGMARDEETLQPVTYADRLPQDLAERQCYVLDPMLATGGTLAAAMRLLVDRGADHITAICLLAAPEGLEHLRTELGKVLDERSDLQLRVVTAAVDRQLDERGFIVPGLGDAGDRLYGSV, encoded by the coding sequence ATGGAGATCTTCGTCGCAGACCACCCGCTCGTCGCCCACAAACTCACGACGCTACGGGATGCGCGCACCGATTCCCCCACCTTTCGCCGACTGGCCGAGGAACTGGTCACCCTCCTGGCCTACGAGGCGACCAGGGAGGTCCGCGTCTCCGAGGTCACCGTGCGGACACCACTGACCGAGGCGCCGGGGGTACAGCTCTCCCGCCCGACTCCTCTGGTCGTTCCGATCCTGCGCGCGGGACTGGGCATGCTGGACGGCATGACTCGGCTGCTGCCAACAGCCGAGGTGGGATTCCTGGGGATGGCGCGCGACGAGGAGACCCTGCAGCCCGTCACCTACGCGGACCGCCTGCCCCAAGATCTCGCCGAGCGGCAGTGCTACGTGCTCGACCCGATGCTGGCCACGGGCGGAACCCTGGCGGCGGCCATGAGACTCCTCGTCGACCGGGGCGCCGACCACATCACCGCCATCTGCCTGCTGGCTGCCCCCGAGGGGCTGGAGCACCTGCGCACCGAACTCGGAAAGGTGCTCGACGAGCGCAGCGACCTGCAACTCCGTGTGGTCACGGCGGCCGTCGACCGACAGCTCGACGAACGGGGCTTCATCGTGCCGGGGCTCGGCGACGCGGGTGACCGGCTGTACGGCTCGGTCTGA
- a CDS encoding tRNA adenosine deaminase-associated protein codes for MPVFAAVFSRSWDGWTGTEVDLADLDGIDDVADLMRDAVAAMDADEAAVVLLAEADDEWFGIVRIDDNNDPRVFLSDTRVVHNHPTAQLFLESDPVPETEEEPEGTGQTPYPDPVGDTELLADLGTPGDELLALTLREGLLPADALTTVADRAGFAEPLDELRA; via the coding sequence GTGCCGGTTTTCGCAGCGGTCTTCTCCCGTTCGTGGGACGGGTGGACGGGGACCGAGGTCGATTTGGCGGATCTCGACGGGATCGACGACGTCGCCGATCTGATGCGCGACGCCGTCGCGGCCATGGACGCTGACGAGGCCGCCGTGGTGTTGCTGGCAGAGGCCGATGACGAGTGGTTCGGGATCGTCCGGATCGACGACAACAACGACCCTCGGGTCTTCCTGTCGGACACGCGGGTGGTGCACAACCACCCCACCGCCCAACTGTTCCTGGAGAGCGACCCCGTTCCGGAAACGGAGGAGGAACCGGAGGGCACCGGGCAGACGCCCTACCCCGATCCCGTGGGGGACACCGAACTGCTCGCCGACCTCGGCACCCCGGGCGATGAGTTGCTCGCGTTGACCCTGCGCGAGGGGCTGCTGCCCGCGGACGCGCTCACCACCGTCGCCGACCGTGCGGGGTTCGCCGAGCCGCTGGACGAGCTGCGGGCGTGA
- a CDS encoding Scr1 family TA system antitoxin-like transcriptional regulator, translated as MGSGFVILDYADELDPSLVYLEGRTGGTFLEKPEELDDCRRVFASLVRSALSETEALKAPKKLLTEL; from the coding sequence ATGGGATCAGGATTTGTCATCCTGGACTACGCGGATGAACTCGACCCTTCACTTGTCTACCTGGAAGGACGCACCGGAGGAACCTTCCTGGAGAAGCCGGAGGAGCTTGATGACTGCCGAAGGGTCTTCGCCTCCCTCGTGCGTTCAGCCCTTAGTGAGACTGAGGCACTCAAGGCGCCCAAGAAGCTGCTGACCGAACTTTGA
- the eccD gene encoding type VII secretion integral membrane protein EccD, translated as MTITGPERWADLALPSGVPVASLIPQVLRVCSPETEGTEPARWALTTVDGAIVTPEETLSGAGVLDGDVLLLRRDLRRERPARIDDVRGAVEDRVDETARIWRPRTTFTFGVLLAAIGPLLVLTAMLFVRPSMVNLAVAPAGMLFSLGGMWVACRRSMWVSAHALLVTAGAWGALSAALPVPVVAEDPAPAVVAVFACVGLLVVAVWGWRINPLALPYLSGLALITVAVGTACAVSLFTDVTQAVRGLALLLAVCVGVLPRIALAMGGLSNLDYEVRHSGSTGTERFEESLRDSDLLLLGAVIGAAVAAAATVPLLAYAGDGLPDLVVAALVGLLLIMRSRFFDRVSHVLPLRLGGVLSLAVVGVAAVTDRLPVLLPWLSGIALVAGVAVAAISWIDLPDVPRASLRRLLNGVEIAVVMGLCVALAWAMGLFGLVATLAG; from the coding sequence GTGACGATCACGGGACCTGAGCGGTGGGCTGATCTCGCCCTGCCCAGTGGGGTTCCGGTGGCGTCCCTGATTCCGCAGGTGCTTCGGGTCTGCTCTCCCGAAACGGAGGGGACCGAACCCGCCAGATGGGCGCTGACCACGGTCGACGGTGCCATTGTCACACCTGAGGAGACCCTTTCCGGAGCGGGTGTTCTGGACGGGGACGTGCTGCTGCTGCGCCGCGACCTCCGCCGCGAGCGCCCCGCGCGTATTGATGACGTGCGCGGAGCCGTCGAGGACCGGGTGGACGAGACCGCGCGGATCTGGCGTCCGCGGACGACATTCACTTTCGGAGTGCTGTTGGCCGCAATCGGCCCCCTTCTGGTCTTGACAGCGATGCTTTTTGTCCGTCCGTCGATGGTGAATTTGGCGGTCGCGCCGGCGGGAATGCTGTTCTCGCTCGGCGGGATGTGGGTGGCGTGCCGCCGGTCCATGTGGGTCTCCGCGCACGCCCTGCTGGTGACGGCCGGGGCTTGGGGGGCGTTGAGCGCGGCGCTTCCGGTGCCGGTGGTCGCCGAGGACCCCGCGCCGGCCGTGGTGGCGGTGTTCGCCTGCGTGGGCCTGCTGGTCGTGGCGGTGTGGGGGTGGCGGATCAACCCGCTGGCGCTGCCGTACCTGTCGGGACTGGCGCTGATCACGGTCGCGGTCGGGACCGCGTGCGCGGTGAGCCTGTTCACCGACGTCACCCAGGCGGTCCGGGGCCTGGCGCTGCTGTTGGCGGTGTGCGTGGGCGTGCTGCCGAGGATCGCGCTGGCCATGGGAGGACTGTCGAACCTGGACTACGAGGTCCGCCACTCGGGCTCCACCGGAACCGAACGGTTCGAGGAGAGCCTGCGCGACAGCGATCTGCTGCTGCTCGGCGCGGTGATCGGCGCGGCGGTCGCGGCCGCCGCCACCGTTCCCCTGCTGGCGTACGCGGGCGACGGGCTGCCCGACCTGGTGGTGGCCGCACTCGTCGGACTGCTGCTGATCATGCGTTCGCGGTTCTTCGACCGGGTGAGCCACGTGCTGCCGCTGCGTCTGGGCGGGGTGCTGTCGCTGGCGGTGGTCGGTGTCGCCGCGGTGACGGACCGCCTGCCGGTGCTGCTGCCGTGGCTTTCGGGCATCGCCCTGGTGGCCGGGGTGGCGGTCGCGGCGATCAGTTGGATCGACCTGCCCGACGTGCCCCGCGCCAGCCTGCGCCGCCTCCTCAACGGCGTGGAGATCGCGGTGGTGATGGGCCTGTGCGTGGCCCTGGCCTGGGCGATGGGCCTGTTCGGCCTGGTGGCGACGCTGGCGGGGTGA
- a CDS encoding nucleoside deaminase, with product MSTGRTGVDAALRLALEEARRTASSGDVPVGAVVLDPDGAVIGAGHNEREATGDPTAHAEVLALRAAARRVGRWRLSGCTLAVTLEPCTMCAGATVLARVERLVYGARDAKAGAVGSLWDVVRDRRLNHRPEVIPPDLVDPRLADECGRLLVEFFAHRRVR from the coding sequence GTGAGCACGGGACGGACGGGGGTCGACGCCGCGCTGCGCCTGGCGCTGGAGGAGGCCCGCAGGACCGCCTCCAGCGGCGACGTTCCCGTGGGCGCCGTCGTGCTCGACCCGGACGGGGCGGTCATCGGGGCCGGGCACAACGAACGCGAGGCCACCGGCGACCCCACCGCGCACGCCGAGGTGCTGGCCCTGCGCGCGGCCGCCCGGCGGGTGGGGCGGTGGCGGCTGAGCGGCTGCACCCTGGCGGTCACCCTGGAGCCGTGCACGATGTGCGCGGGCGCGACCGTGCTGGCCCGGGTGGAACGGCTGGTCTACGGCGCCCGCGACGCCAAGGCCGGAGCGGTGGGGTCGCTGTGGGACGTGGTCCGCGACCGCCGCCTCAACCACCGGCCCGAGGTCATCCCCCCGGACCTGGTCGATCCGCGACTGGCCGACGAATGCGGCCGGCTGCTTGTCGAGTTCTTTGCACACCGCCGTGTCCGGTAG